One Micromonospora sp. FIMYZ51 genomic window carries:
- a CDS encoding acetyltransferase — protein MRSLVIVGAGGFARETVAAVRAVNDLRPSWRLLGFLDDDPGLHGTERVGLPVLGGTDRLAELGDPAIVVCVGNPRDHTVRRRVVHRLALPAERYATIVHPGAHLGTACSVGPGTVLLAGVVLTADVTVGGHVAVMPHAVLTHDAVVSDHVTIASGARLGGGTVLRPGAYLGAGALIREGVTVGEGSLVGMGAVVLRDVPPGEVWAGNPARRLRGVEPPTPPAGAGRRTMPEAVGS, from the coding sequence ATGCGCAGCCTGGTCATCGTCGGCGCGGGCGGCTTCGCACGGGAAACCGTCGCTGCGGTCCGCGCCGTCAACGACCTGCGGCCGAGCTGGCGGCTGCTCGGCTTCCTCGACGACGACCCGGGACTGCACGGCACCGAGCGGGTCGGCCTGCCCGTCCTCGGCGGGACCGACCGGCTGGCGGAACTGGGCGATCCGGCGATCGTGGTCTGCGTCGGAAACCCCCGCGATCACACGGTCCGGCGGCGGGTGGTGCACCGGCTCGCCCTGCCGGCCGAGCGGTACGCCACGATCGTCCATCCCGGCGCGCACCTCGGCACGGCCTGCTCGGTCGGCCCCGGCACGGTGCTGCTCGCCGGTGTGGTGCTCACCGCAGACGTGACCGTCGGCGGGCACGTCGCGGTGATGCCGCACGCCGTGCTCACCCACGACGCAGTGGTGTCCGACCACGTCACCATCGCCTCCGGAGCCCGCCTCGGCGGCGGTACCGTGCTGCGCCCGGGGGCGTACCTGGGTGCCGGCGCGCTGATCCGGGAGGGCGTGACGGTCGGCGAAGGGTCGCTGGTCGGGATGGGTGCGGTGGTGCTGCGCGACGTGCCGCCCGGCGAGGTCTGGGCCGGCAACCCGGCCCGCCGGCTGCGTGGCGTCGAGCCGCCGACACCGCCGGCCGGAGCCGGACGAAGGACCATGCCCGAGGCCGTGGGGAGCTGA
- a CDS encoding TlyA family RNA methyltransferase produces MARRNRLDAELVRRGLARSREQAAALVQAGRVQLRGVPARKVAAMVDPADPLLVTGADPTSEYVSRGGHKLAGALAAFAPRGLTAAGRRCLDAGASTGGFTDVLLRAGAAEVVAVDVGYGQLAWSLRTDERVRVFERTNVRTLTPEVIDGPVELTVADLSFISLRLVLPALAACTRTDGDLALMVKPQFEVGKERVGAGGVVREPALRAEAVLDVAAAATTLGLGLMDLAASPLPGPSGNVEFFVWLRRDAPPADPERVRAVVAAGPQGLTASGEAPDEVTEEVAG; encoded by the coding sequence ATGGCACGTCGTAATCGGTTGGACGCCGAACTCGTCCGCCGTGGCCTGGCCCGTTCCCGCGAGCAGGCCGCCGCACTGGTGCAGGCCGGTCGGGTCCAGCTGCGTGGGGTGCCGGCCCGCAAGGTCGCGGCGATGGTGGACCCCGCCGACCCGCTGCTGGTCACCGGGGCCGACCCGACCTCCGAGTACGTCTCGCGGGGCGGTCACAAGCTGGCCGGTGCGCTCGCCGCGTTCGCTCCCCGTGGGTTGACGGCGGCCGGTCGGCGCTGCCTCGATGCCGGCGCGTCCACCGGCGGCTTCACCGACGTGCTGCTGCGCGCCGGCGCGGCCGAGGTGGTCGCGGTCGATGTCGGCTACGGACAGCTGGCCTGGTCGCTGCGTACCGACGAGCGGGTGCGGGTGTTCGAGCGGACAAACGTCCGGACGCTGACGCCCGAGGTGATCGACGGTCCGGTCGAGTTGACCGTCGCCGACCTGTCGTTCATCTCGCTGCGGTTGGTGTTGCCCGCGCTGGCCGCCTGCACCCGGACCGACGGCGACCTCGCGCTGATGGTCAAGCCGCAGTTCGAGGTGGGCAAGGAGCGGGTCGGGGCGGGCGGCGTGGTGCGTGAGCCGGCGCTGCGTGCAGAGGCGGTGCTCGATGTCGCGGCGGCGGCCACCACGCTGGGACTGGGGCTGATGGACTTGGCCGCGAGTCCGCTGCCGGGGCCGAGCGGCAACGTCGAGTTCTTCGTATGGTTACGCCGGGACGCGCCGCCGGCCGACCCGGAACGGGTCCGGGCCGTGGTGGCGGCCGGACCGCAGGGCCTGACGGCGTCCGGCGAGGCCCCGGACGAGGTGACGGAGGAGGTGGCCGGGTGA
- a CDS encoding DegT/DnrJ/EryC1/StrS family aminotransferase, whose product MPGIPLVDLAAAHAEIAEEVEAGFKRVIADTAFIGGAEATAFEREYAAFTGVPHCVGVANGTDALELALRATGVGPGAEVILPANTFIATAEAVARAGARPVLVDCDPQSYLIDVDAALAAITPATRAIVPVHLYGQLAPVERLRAGLAGRDIAVVEDAAQCQGATRHGRGAGAEGIAATSFYPGKNLGAYGDAGAVVTADADLATAVRRLGSHGGLRRYVHDVVGVNSRLDGLQAVVLRAKLARLARWNALRRAAAARYHALLESVEVHRPTVLPGNEHVWHVYCVRVPGDGTPNRRDRVLDRLHAAGVGAAIHYPVPVHRTPAFAGLGLAEGAFPHAERIAPELLSLPIYPQLTADQQEQVVAALRSALAD is encoded by the coding sequence ATGCCAGGAATTCCGCTCGTCGATCTCGCCGCCGCGCACGCCGAGATCGCGGAGGAGGTGGAGGCCGGCTTCAAGCGGGTGATCGCCGACACCGCCTTCATCGGCGGGGCCGAGGCCACCGCCTTCGAACGGGAGTACGCCGCGTTCACCGGCGTACCGCACTGTGTCGGGGTGGCCAACGGCACCGATGCGCTCGAACTGGCGCTGCGCGCCACGGGGGTCGGGCCCGGTGCCGAGGTGATCCTGCCGGCGAACACCTTCATCGCCACCGCCGAGGCGGTCGCCCGCGCCGGTGCCCGGCCGGTGCTTGTCGACTGCGACCCGCAGTCGTACCTGATCGACGTCGACGCGGCGCTCGCGGCGATCACGCCGGCCACCCGGGCGATCGTCCCGGTGCACCTCTACGGTCAACTCGCGCCGGTCGAGCGCCTGCGGGCCGGTCTGGCCGGGCGGGACATCGCCGTCGTCGAGGACGCCGCGCAGTGTCAGGGCGCGACCCGGCACGGGCGGGGCGCCGGAGCCGAGGGCATCGCCGCGACGAGCTTCTACCCGGGCAAGAACCTCGGGGCGTACGGCGACGCCGGCGCGGTGGTGACCGCCGACGCCGACCTCGCCACGGCGGTGCGCCGGCTCGGCAGCCATGGCGGTCTGCGCAGGTACGTGCACGACGTGGTCGGTGTGAACAGCCGGCTGGACGGTCTACAGGCCGTGGTGTTGCGGGCCAAGCTGGCCCGCCTGGCCCGCTGGAACGCGCTGCGGCGGGCCGCCGCGGCCCGCTACCACGCCCTGTTGGAGTCGGTCGAGGTGCACCGCCCGACCGTGCTGCCCGGCAACGAGCACGTCTGGCACGTCTACTGCGTCCGGGTTCCCGGTGACGGCACACCGAACCGCCGCGACCGGGTGCTGGACCGGCTCCACGCGGCCGGCGTCGGCGCGGCGATCCACTATCCGGTGCCGGTGCACCGCACGCCTGCCTTCGCCGGCCTCGGCTTGGCCGAGGGTGCCTTTCCGCACGCGGAGCGGATCGCACCGGAACTGCTCTCCCTGCCGATCTATCCGCAGTTGACCGCGGACCAACAGGAGCAGGTCGTGGCCGCACTGCGGAGCGCGCTGGCCGACTGA
- a CDS encoding Replicase polyprotein 1ab, which yields MARHLVATGQLIDEAPAEALAHALAARRLAARIAAVREAVGLAAYHAGEWQTAIAELRTYHRMSGVQSHLAVIADSERALGRPERAIDLFRGADRETLDRAVAIELLIVAAGARGDLGQRDAAVAMLQVPELTTEATEPWTARLRYAYADALLAVGRRTEAREWFSRAAEVDADAETDAAERLLELDGVVIEGDEDDEVVEELTAGPGTPGAVPAQPDADLSGDVTTADEPTETDAAATAPTGNDAAEDDAAEDDATEDDAATLAGNDATEGDTAPAPTGDETTGDAAAPALARDDVSTDSVRGDDAIEEKRTEGDPATTATPDIAAVPERPETADAQEPEARG from the coding sequence ATCGCTCGGCATCTCGTGGCGACCGGGCAGCTGATCGACGAGGCTCCCGCCGAGGCGCTCGCACACGCACTTGCCGCGCGCCGGCTTGCCGCGCGGATCGCGGCGGTCCGAGAGGCAGTTGGACTGGCCGCGTACCACGCGGGCGAGTGGCAGACCGCGATCGCGGAGCTGCGGACGTACCACCGGATGAGCGGTGTGCAGAGCCACCTGGCGGTCATCGCGGACTCGGAGCGGGCACTGGGCCGGCCCGAGCGGGCGATCGACCTGTTCCGGGGCGCGGATCGGGAGACGTTGGACCGGGCCGTCGCGATCGAGCTGCTGATCGTCGCTGCCGGCGCGCGGGGTGATCTGGGACAGCGGGACGCGGCCGTGGCCATGCTCCAGGTTCCCGAACTCACCACCGAGGCGACCGAGCCGTGGACCGCCCGGCTGCGGTACGCGTACGCCGACGCGCTGCTGGCCGTGGGGCGGCGTACGGAGGCCCGGGAATGGTTCTCCCGCGCGGCCGAGGTGGACGCCGACGCCGAGACGGACGCGGCGGAGCGGCTGCTGGAACTCGACGGAGTGGTCATCGAGGGCGACGAGGATGACGAGGTGGTCGAGGAGTTGACCGCCGGCCCGGGTACCCCGGGTGCCGTACCGGCCCAGCCGGACGCCGACCTCTCCGGCGACGTGACGACGGCCGACGAGCCGACCGAAACCGATGCGGCGGCAACGGCGCCGACCGGCAACGACGCGGCCGAGGACGACGCGGCCGAGGACGACGCGACCGAGGACGACGCGGCAACGCTGGCCGGGAACGACGCGACCGAGGGCGACACGGCACCGGCACCGACCGGGGACGAGACGACCGGAGACGCTGCGGCACCGGCGCTGGCCCGGGACGACGTGAGCACGGACAGCGTGCGCGGCGACGACGCGATCGAGGAGAAGCGGACCGAGGGGGACCCGGCCACGACCGCGACGCCGGACATCGCGGCAGTGCCGGAGCGCCCGGAGACGGCCGACGCGCAGGAGCCGGAGGCGCGGGGCTGA
- a CDS encoding HAD-IIA family hydrolase — protein MTDTGERLIDDYALVVFDLDGVIYLIDRPIPGAVEAVVRLHGEGRAVAYATNNASRRASEVADLLTGMGVPARPEEVLTSAAAAAQLLSERLPTGVPVLVIGAEALRSEVRAVGLNPVTRAEDSPVAVIQGYGPQVGWADLAEAAVAVRAGAAWIATNTDRTLPSARGPLPGNGALVAALATALGREPDEVVGKPAPELFATAARRAGDGRTLVVGDRLDTDIEGANRAGLDSLLVLTGVSDVPELLAAPSHRRPTHVARNLAGLFDPAEVVRVPAASGDSGGWHVVTGADGWQLSGAGRPLDALAALCAVAWWHRPTGLPTAASPAAAQALEALGLPT, from the coding sequence ATGACCGACACCGGGGAACGGCTGATCGATGACTACGCCCTGGTCGTGTTCGACCTGGACGGCGTGATCTACCTGATCGATCGGCCGATCCCCGGCGCGGTCGAGGCGGTGGTGCGGCTGCACGGCGAGGGGCGGGCCGTCGCGTACGCGACGAACAACGCCTCACGCCGGGCCAGCGAGGTCGCCGACCTGCTTACCGGGATGGGCGTACCGGCGCGACCGGAAGAGGTACTGACCAGCGCCGCCGCCGCCGCGCAGCTGTTGTCCGAACGACTGCCCACCGGGGTGCCGGTGCTGGTGATCGGCGCGGAAGCGCTGCGGTCCGAGGTCCGCGCGGTCGGGCTGAACCCGGTGACCCGGGCCGAGGATTCGCCGGTCGCGGTGATCCAGGGCTATGGCCCTCAGGTCGGCTGGGCCGACCTGGCCGAGGCTGCGGTGGCGGTACGCGCGGGCGCAGCCTGGATCGCCACCAACACCGACCGGACCCTGCCCAGCGCACGTGGTCCGCTGCCGGGCAACGGTGCGTTGGTCGCCGCACTGGCCACCGCGCTCGGCCGGGAACCGGACGAGGTGGTGGGCAAACCCGCACCGGAACTGTTCGCCACCGCCGCGCGGCGGGCGGGCGACGGCCGGACCCTGGTCGTCGGTGACCGTCTGGACACCGACATCGAGGGGGCCAACCGGGCCGGCCTGGACAGCCTGCTGGTGCTCACCGGGGTCAGCGACGTGCCGGAACTACTGGCCGCCCCGTCGCACCGTCGACCCACGCACGTCGCCCGGAACCTGGCCGGACTCTTCGACCCCGCCGAGGTGGTGCGGGTGCCGGCGGCCTCAGGAGACAGCGGCGGCTGGCACGTCGTCACCGGCGCGGACGGCTGGCAGCTCTCCGGGGCGGGACGCCCGTTGGACGCGCTGGCGGCGCTCTGCGCGGTGGCGTGGTGGCACCGCCCGACGGGACTGCCGACGGCGGCGTCCCCGGCCGCGGCACAGGCGCTGGAGGCGCTCGGGCTGCCGACCTGA
- a CDS encoding PaaI family thioesterase, translating to MEMPEMSGGFFALLGLELDEISGDRVTIRWRVRPELHQPYGIQHGGVYCSVVETAASLGAGFWLGERGRVVGVANQTDFLRSVREGELIAVGTPIHRGRSQQLWQVEITDDQDRLVARGQVRLQNLYPESD from the coding sequence GTGGAGATGCCGGAGATGTCGGGTGGGTTCTTCGCCCTGCTCGGGCTGGAGCTGGACGAGATCAGCGGCGACCGGGTGACGATCCGCTGGCGGGTCCGTCCGGAGCTGCACCAGCCGTACGGCATCCAGCACGGCGGGGTCTACTGCTCGGTGGTGGAGACGGCGGCGAGCCTGGGCGCAGGTTTCTGGCTGGGCGAGCGCGGCCGGGTGGTGGGGGTGGCCAACCAGACCGATTTCCTGCGGTCGGTCCGCGAGGGCGAACTGATCGCGGTCGGCACCCCGATACATCGTGGTCGCAGCCAACAGCTCTGGCAGGTGGAGATCACCGATGACCAGGACCGCCTGGTCGCCCGGGGTCAGGTCCGCCTCCAGAACCTCTATCCGGAGAGCGACTGA
- a CDS encoding NAD-dependent epimerase/dehydratase family protein, translating to MSAVEIAGARALVTGGAGTIGSHVVDELVDGGAAEIVVLDNLVRGRRENLARALPHDSVRLVEGDIRDAALVHELTRGKDLVFHLAAIRITQCAEEPRLANEVLVDGTFNVLEAASAAGVRKVVLSSSASVYGLADEFPTTERHHPYHNDTFYGAAKAFNEGMARSFHSMSGLDYVALRYFNVYGPRMDIHGLYTEVLIRWMERIEAGRPPLILGDGQQTMDFVHVADIARANILAARADVTDDVFNIASGTETSLRELAQALSDVMKCDLAPEFGPARAVNGVSRRLADVTAADRQLGFRAEIDLHTGLQGLVDWWRAER from the coding sequence ATGAGCGCGGTGGAGATCGCCGGAGCGCGTGCGTTGGTAACCGGTGGGGCGGGCACGATCGGCTCTCACGTCGTGGACGAACTCGTCGACGGCGGTGCGGCCGAGATCGTCGTGCTGGACAACCTGGTCCGGGGCCGTCGGGAGAACCTCGCCCGGGCTCTGCCGCACGACAGCGTCCGGCTCGTCGAGGGCGACATCCGGGACGCCGCGCTGGTGCACGAACTGACCCGGGGCAAGGATCTGGTCTTCCACCTCGCCGCCATTCGCATCACCCAGTGCGCCGAGGAACCCCGACTGGCCAACGAGGTGCTTGTCGACGGCACGTTCAACGTGCTGGAGGCGGCGAGCGCGGCCGGCGTACGCAAGGTGGTGCTCTCCTCGTCGGCCTCCGTGTACGGGCTCGCCGACGAGTTCCCGACCACCGAGCGGCACCACCCCTACCACAACGACACCTTCTACGGCGCGGCGAAGGCGTTCAACGAGGGCATGGCGCGCAGCTTCCACAGCATGTCCGGGCTGGACTACGTCGCGCTGCGCTACTTCAACGTGTACGGCCCACGGATGGACATCCACGGGCTCTACACCGAGGTGTTGATCCGGTGGATGGAACGGATCGAGGCGGGCCGGCCGCCGCTGATCCTCGGCGACGGGCAGCAGACCATGGACTTCGTCCACGTCGCCGACATCGCCCGGGCCAACATCCTGGCCGCGCGGGCCGACGTGACCGACGACGTGTTCAACATCGCCAGCGGCACCGAGACCAGCCTGCGGGAGTTGGCGCAGGCGCTCAGCGACGTCATGAAGTGCGACCTGGCACCCGAGTTCGGGCCGGCCCGTGCGGTGAACGGTGTGTCGCGCCGGTTGGCCGACGTCACCGCCGCCGACCGGCAGCTCGGCTTCCGCGCCGAGATCGACCTGCACACGGGGCTTCAGGGTCTGGTCGACTGGTGGCGGGCCGAGCGGTGA
- a CDS encoding DegT/DnrJ/EryC1/StrS family aminotransferase, with translation MIPRLGEEEAQAAAEAVRSGWVAQGPRVARFEQVFAASVGAGHGVAVSSCTTALHLALVVLDVGPGDEVIVPSFSFIATANAVRYVGATPVFADVDLATGNLTVATVDAVRTARTRAVIAVHQGGVPFDVDALRSATDRWGVPLIEDAACAAGATAYDLPVGSGATIAAWSFHPRKLLTTGEGGMVTTDDPEYAARLRRLREHGMNVSAADRHASATPVLESYLETAFNYRMTDIQAAIGLVQLGRLPELVQHRRALAARYHELLAPIGGLVPVRDPAHGETNFQSFWVRIDREYGVGRDEVLTELAAAGVSARRGIMAAHLEPAYADVVAGPLPVTERLTRNSLILPLHHALTEADQDHVVAVLRKLAT, from the coding sequence ATGATTCCCCGGCTCGGGGAGGAGGAGGCACAGGCCGCCGCCGAGGCGGTCCGTTCCGGCTGGGTCGCCCAGGGTCCGCGGGTGGCCCGCTTCGAGCAGGTCTTCGCCGCGTCCGTCGGTGCCGGGCACGGGGTGGCGGTCAGCTCCTGCACGACCGCGCTGCATCTGGCCCTGGTGGTGCTGGACGTCGGTCCGGGCGACGAGGTGATCGTGCCGTCGTTCTCCTTCATCGCCACCGCCAACGCGGTGCGTTACGTCGGCGCGACCCCGGTCTTCGCCGATGTCGACCTCGCCACCGGCAATCTCACGGTGGCGACCGTGGACGCCGTGCGTACCGCGCGGACCCGGGCGGTCATCGCGGTGCACCAGGGTGGGGTGCCGTTCGACGTCGACGCGCTGCGGTCGGCCACCGACCGGTGGGGGGTGCCGCTGATCGAGGACGCCGCCTGCGCCGCGGGCGCGACCGCGTACGACCTGCCGGTCGGCTCCGGCGCCACCATCGCGGCGTGGTCGTTCCATCCCCGCAAGCTACTCACCACCGGTGAGGGCGGGATGGTCACCACCGATGATCCGGAGTACGCCGCCCGGCTGCGCCGGCTGCGCGAACACGGGATGAACGTGTCGGCGGCCGACCGGCACGCCAGTGCCACGCCGGTGCTGGAGTCGTACCTGGAGACCGCCTTCAACTACCGGATGACCGACATCCAGGCGGCGATCGGGCTGGTCCAACTCGGCCGGCTGCCGGAGTTGGTGCAGCACCGGCGGGCCCTCGCCGCGCGGTACCACGAACTGCTCGCGCCGATCGGCGGCCTGGTGCCGGTCCGCGACCCCGCACACGGCGAGACCAACTTCCAGTCGTTCTGGGTACGGATCGACCGGGAGTACGGCGTGGGCCGCGACGAGGTGCTCACCGAGCTGGCCGCCGCCGGTGTCTCGGCACGGCGCGGCATCATGGCCGCCCACCTGGAACCGGCGTACGCGGATGTCGTCGCCGGGCCGCTGCCGGTGACCGAACGGCTGACCCGCAACTCGCTGATCCTGCCGCTGCACCACGCGCTCACCGAGGCCGACCAGGACCACGTCGTCGCCGTACTCCGCAAGCTGGCCACCTGA
- a CDS encoding Gfo/Idh/MocA family oxidoreductase, which translates to MNQSHAATDDPIGVAVVGAGYWGPNLVRNFQTSVEFRQHWLCDLDVRRAERVLGDYSTVRATDDLGTVLADEAVQAVAIATPADTHLTVAMAALRAGKHVLVEKPLAASAEQGRALVAEAERRGLSLMCDHTYCYTPAVLRIRDLLHNGELGELQYLDSVRINLGLVQRDIDVMWDLAPHDLSVLDFVLPPGVAPVAVAAHGADRIGAGRACVAYLTLHLNTGAIAHIHVNWLSPVKVRTMIIGGSKRTLLWDDLNPSQRLSIFDRGVDVAATEELGDEQRREALVSYRSGDMVAPALPEREALRTMVEEYARAIRTGTPALTDGRSGLRVLATLEAATRSLADRGRLVEITDWTTS; encoded by the coding sequence GTGAACCAATCTCACGCTGCTACCGATGATCCGATCGGCGTCGCCGTGGTCGGCGCCGGCTACTGGGGCCCCAATCTCGTTCGCAATTTTCAAACGTCCGTCGAATTCCGGCAACATTGGCTCTGCGATCTCGACGTCCGGCGGGCCGAGCGGGTGCTCGGCGATTACTCGACCGTACGCGCCACCGACGACCTGGGCACGGTGCTCGCCGACGAGGCGGTGCAGGCGGTGGCCATCGCGACGCCCGCCGACACCCACCTGACGGTGGCGATGGCGGCGCTGCGGGCCGGCAAGCACGTCCTGGTGGAGAAGCCCCTCGCGGCCAGTGCCGAGCAGGGGCGGGCCCTGGTCGCCGAGGCGGAGCGCCGAGGGTTGTCGCTGATGTGCGACCACACCTACTGCTACACCCCTGCGGTGTTGCGTATCCGCGACCTGCTGCACAACGGGGAGCTGGGTGAACTTCAGTATCTGGACTCCGTACGCATCAATTTGGGGCTGGTGCAGCGCGACATCGACGTGATGTGGGACCTTGCCCCGCACGATCTGTCGGTTCTCGATTTTGTCCTGCCGCCCGGGGTGGCTCCGGTCGCCGTGGCCGCACACGGCGCGGACCGCATCGGAGCGGGGCGGGCCTGCGTCGCCTATCTCACGTTGCATTTGAACACCGGGGCGATCGCGCACATTCACGTCAACTGGCTGTCTCCGGTGAAAGTACGGACGATGATCATTGGTGGCTCGAAACGCACGCTGCTCTGGGACGATCTCAATCCGAGCCAACGCCTTTCCATCTTCGATCGGGGCGTGGACGTGGCCGCGACCGAGGAACTCGGCGACGAGCAGCGGCGGGAAGCGCTCGTGTCGTATCGCTCCGGAGACATGGTCGCGCCGGCGCTGCCCGAACGGGAGGCGCTGCGGACCATGGTGGAGGAGTACGCGCGGGCCATCCGCACCGGCACCCCGGCGCTCACCGACGGGCGGTCCGGCCTGCGGGTGCTCGCCACCTTGGAGGCGGCCACCCGCAGCCTCGCCGACCGGGGACGGTTGGTCGAAATCACCGATTGGACGACGTCGTGA
- the tyrS gene encoding tyrosine--tRNA ligase encodes MTDRNLPPTGRSSLTADLQWRGLIQDSTDAEELSALLDTPGAAFYVGFDPTAPSLHVGHLMQVATARRLQLAGHRPLLLVGGATGQIGDPKESAERALNAPEVVAGWVQRIRDQLAPFVSYSGDNAAELVNNLDWTGEMSVVEFLRDVGKHFPVNRMLAREVVRARLESGISFTEFSYQLLQANDFFELHRRYGCQLQFGGSDQWGNITAGVDYVRRRGFGPVQAFTTPLVTKSDGSKFGKTEGGAIWLDPEMTSPYAFYQFWVNVDDRDVSRYLRYFSFRSREELEELEKATAERPAARAAQRALAEELTTLVHGEREMAQVVAASQALFGRGSLAELSPVTLRAALTEAGLVHLDELPDVAGLLKESGLVSSMKEARRVITEGGAYVNNTRVTEVDAVVSTADLLHGRYLVLRRGKRSFAGVELRG; translated from the coding sequence GTGACCGACCGCAACCTCCCGCCGACCGGGCGAAGTTCCCTCACCGCTGACCTGCAATGGCGTGGCCTGATTCAGGACTCCACGGACGCCGAGGAGCTGTCCGCGCTGCTCGACACGCCCGGAGCCGCCTTCTATGTGGGCTTCGATCCGACCGCGCCGAGCTTGCACGTCGGTCATCTCATGCAGGTCGCCACGGCCCGTCGCCTTCAGCTCGCCGGGCACCGTCCGCTGCTGCTGGTCGGTGGTGCGACGGGACAGATCGGTGATCCGAAGGAGAGCGCGGAGCGTGCCCTCAACGCGCCGGAGGTGGTCGCCGGCTGGGTCCAACGGATCCGCGACCAGCTCGCGCCGTTCGTGTCGTACTCCGGCGACAACGCCGCCGAGCTGGTGAACAACCTGGACTGGACCGGCGAGATGTCGGTGGTCGAGTTCCTCCGGGACGTGGGCAAGCACTTCCCGGTCAACCGGATGCTGGCCCGCGAGGTGGTCCGGGCCCGGCTGGAGAGCGGCATCAGCTTCACCGAGTTCAGCTACCAGCTCCTCCAGGCCAACGACTTCTTCGAGCTGCACCGGCGGTACGGCTGCCAGCTCCAGTTCGGCGGCTCGGACCAGTGGGGCAACATCACCGCTGGCGTCGACTACGTCCGTCGGCGCGGCTTCGGCCCGGTGCAGGCGTTCACCACTCCACTGGTCACCAAGTCGGACGGCTCGAAGTTCGGCAAGACCGAGGGCGGCGCCATCTGGCTCGACCCCGAGATGACCAGCCCGTACGCGTTCTACCAGTTCTGGGTGAACGTCGACGACCGGGACGTCAGCCGTTACCTGCGCTACTTCAGCTTCCGCTCCCGCGAAGAGCTGGAGGAACTGGAGAAGGCGACCGCGGAGCGGCCGGCGGCCCGGGCCGCGCAGCGCGCCCTCGCCGAGGAACTGACCACGCTGGTGCACGGCGAACGGGAGATGGCCCAGGTCGTCGCGGCGAGCCAGGCGCTCTTCGGCCGGGGCTCGCTCGCCGAGCTGTCCCCGGTGACGCTGCGCGCGGCGCTCACCGAGGCCGGCCTGGTGCACCTCGACGAGTTGCCGGACGTGGCCGGCCTGTTGAAGGAGTCCGGGCTGGTGTCGAGCATGAAGGAGGCTCGCCGGGTCATCACCGAAGGGGGCGCGTACGTCAACAACACGCGCGTCACCGAGGTCGACGCGGTGGTGTCGACCGCCGATCTGCTGCACGGCCGGTACCTGGTGCTGCGTCGCGGCAAGCGCTCCTTCGCCGGCGTAGAGCTGCGCGGATAG
- a CDS encoding SCP2 sterol-binding domain-containing protein, translating into MATVDECRQALQDLADRLARNAETVRDRVDLDRTLACRVTDLETAFHGRLTGGRLIDLADGDDPKAKIALSTTSDDLVALVRGDLDVTRAVANRRVSIKANPFDLMKLRKLL; encoded by the coding sequence GTGGCCACGGTGGACGAGTGCCGGCAGGCGTTGCAGGATCTGGCCGACCGGCTGGCACGCAACGCGGAAACGGTCCGCGACCGGGTCGACCTGGACCGCACGCTCGCCTGCCGGGTCACCGACCTGGAGACGGCCTTTCACGGCCGCCTCACCGGCGGGCGGCTGATCGATCTGGCTGACGGCGACGACCCGAAAGCGAAGATCGCTCTGAGCACCACCAGCGACGATCTGGTCGCCCTGGTCCGCGGTGACCTGGACGTCACCCGCGCGGTCGCCAACCGGCGGGTGTCGATCAAGGCCAACCCGTTCGATCTGATGAAGCTCCGCAAGCTGCTCTGA